Proteins co-encoded in one Rhodococcus sp. PAMC28707 genomic window:
- a CDS encoding TIGR03086 family metal-binding protein — MNSMRLLAELTPADRHRVIAADFTENVVLVRDWDLPTPVEGWVVRDVVAHLINWSTDFLSVGGQKLPPGPDIQFDPAAAWQAHVDSVQALLDEATEESEFSHPMVGTHRLADAIDQFYTSDVFMHTWDLATAIGRAPNLDPAFATQLLVGMAAIQDLLRSSGQYGPAVAVAADADPVTRLAGFVGRDPNWPKNSLPGS, encoded by the coding sequence ATGAACTCGATGAGGCTCCTCGCTGAGCTGACCCCCGCTGATCGACATCGAGTGATAGCCGCCGACTTCACCGAAAATGTTGTGCTGGTGCGTGATTGGGATTTGCCCACTCCGGTCGAGGGCTGGGTCGTCCGGGATGTCGTTGCGCATCTGATCAACTGGTCAACTGACTTCCTCAGTGTCGGCGGTCAGAAGTTACCACCTGGACCGGACATACAGTTCGATCCTGCAGCCGCTTGGCAGGCGCACGTCGATAGTGTGCAGGCCCTACTCGACGAAGCCACCGAGGAGAGCGAGTTCAGCCACCCGATGGTGGGCACCCACCGACTCGCCGACGCGATCGACCAGTTCTACACCTCGGATGTCTTCATGCACACTTGGGACCTAGCAACCGCCATCGGTCGAGCGCCGAACCTGGACCCTGCATTCGCCACACAGTTGCTCGTCGGTATGGCCGCAATACAAGACCTGCTGCGGTCCTCGGGCCAATACGGTCCGGCCGTCGCCGTGGCTGCCGACGCAGACCCTGTGACGCGACTGGCCGGCTTCGTCGGGCGAGATCCGAACTGGCCAAAAAATTCGCTGCCGGGCAGCTGA